In Alistipes ihumii AP11, a genomic segment contains:
- a CDS encoding PD-(D/E)XK nuclease family protein, whose protein sequence is MKGFISELAERLYDRYGDEVSSLRMVFPSRRARLFFSDALASVARRPLWQPRFESLGEIMERVAGMRLSDEIKLVTELYKVYSRYHDESFDAFYFWGGMLLADFDQIDKYLIDADMLFSNMGDLKALESDRSYLTAEQIEVIARFWRSFGLESEFSEEKERFMTIWRSMADVYHGFRNRLREQGLAYEGMIHREAAERLSGEETVEWSDDPQARYVVAGFNALSECEKRLFRRMYGSGRVEFYWDYDDYYVGNPDYEAGLFLRENIRNFPSPSGERLSCDRFRRPKRIEIVSAPSDSMQCKYVHEFLSGLIERGIRPGKQTAIVLTDESLLLPVLYSIPEQIEQVNVTMGYPLRQTMAYSFVERLVELQSRRKPGRDGEPMYYHSDVTGLLLHPYVRACDPAAAGLAAEILRRQSIYVRRSMLAPGSVIDPLFAPAGSWQELSAYIRDSLSLVILHAASADDVRQRREFFSVIVDRICRLENSLAGSGLEVTTPVFASLLRKMLQDVRIPYEGEPLSGVQIMGILETRNLDFEHVLVLSVNDDTFPGNRAVSSSFIPYNLRYAYGLPTPQHHEGVYAYYFYRLLQRAETVHLAYCSRSDDKRTGEPSRYVYQLEYESPHRPLRRAIRLGVNLTKTEPVSASKTGRTARILEEYLDGGGRSLSPTAFYQYVECPLRFYFRHVAGLKPVEEIAEEIDLPMFGTILHRAMELLYMPLLGDPNPQRTIASLPGTPAVKEAVVRAVNEEYLQDPKATEEEYGGSVLLVRDVVRKYVDSCILPYDASQRGYAVERLEATVEYRVPLERNGRVRSVGFAGKADRIDRLSDGALRVVDYKTGKPHNRFRDVAALFSSVAAERSPAVLQTLLYAMMLSQSENCDVQPALYYVRSMQDERFSPLLVEGDRPVLRFSDYRESLNGHLQKTLSELFDFSKPFEQCEDRSVCAYCDFREICRR, encoded by the coding sequence ATGAAAGGCTTTATATCCGAATTGGCCGAAAGGCTGTACGACCGTTACGGCGACGAGGTTTCGTCGCTGCGCATGGTGTTTCCGAGCCGCCGGGCACGGCTCTTTTTCAGCGATGCGCTCGCCTCGGTGGCTCGGCGTCCGTTGTGGCAGCCCCGTTTCGAGAGTTTGGGGGAAATCATGGAGCGGGTGGCCGGGATGCGCTTGAGCGATGAGATCAAGCTCGTTACCGAGCTTTACAAAGTCTACTCCCGCTATCACGACGAAAGTTTCGACGCGTTTTATTTCTGGGGCGGCATGCTGCTGGCCGATTTCGATCAGATCGACAAGTACCTGATCGATGCCGACATGCTTTTCTCCAATATGGGCGACCTGAAAGCGCTCGAGAGCGACCGCTCCTATCTGACTGCCGAGCAGATCGAGGTGATCGCCCGTTTCTGGCGAAGCTTCGGGCTCGAAAGCGAGTTTTCCGAGGAAAAAGAGCGTTTTATGACGATTTGGAGAAGCATGGCCGACGTCTATCACGGTTTCCGCAATCGTCTGCGCGAGCAGGGGCTCGCTTACGAGGGCATGATTCACCGCGAGGCCGCCGAGCGCCTTTCGGGAGAGGAGACCGTCGAATGGTCCGACGATCCGCAGGCGCGCTATGTCGTGGCGGGATTCAACGCGCTGTCGGAGTGCGAGAAACGGCTTTTCCGCCGGATGTACGGCAGCGGCAGGGTCGAGTTCTACTGGGACTACGACGATTATTACGTCGGTAATCCCGATTACGAGGCGGGCCTGTTTCTGCGCGAGAATATCCGGAATTTCCCTTCTCCTTCCGGCGAGCGTCTCTCCTGCGACCGCTTCCGCCGGCCGAAGCGGATCGAAATCGTGTCGGCCCCGTCCGACAGCATGCAGTGCAAGTACGTGCACGAATTTCTGAGCGGACTGATCGAGCGCGGCATACGGCCCGGCAAGCAGACCGCCATTGTGCTGACCGACGAGTCGCTGTTGCTGCCCGTACTCTATTCGATTCCCGAGCAGATCGAGCAGGTCAATGTGACGATGGGCTATCCGTTGCGCCAGACGATGGCCTATTCGTTCGTCGAGCGACTCGTCGAGCTTCAGAGTCGCAGAAAGCCGGGCCGCGACGGCGAGCCGATGTACTATCACAGCGATGTGACCGGATTGCTTCTGCACCCCTATGTCCGGGCCTGCGACCCGGCGGCGGCCGGGCTTGCGGCCGAGATACTGCGCCGGCAGTCGATCTACGTGCGCCGGAGCATGCTCGCTCCGGGCTCGGTGATCGATCCGCTGTTCGCGCCGGCAGGCTCATGGCAGGAGCTTTCCGCATATATCCGCGACTCGCTGTCGCTGGTGATCCTGCATGCCGCGTCGGCAGACGATGTCCGGCAGCGGAGGGAGTTTTTTTCGGTGATCGTCGACCGGATCTGCCGGCTCGAGAACTCGCTCGCCGGGAGCGGTTTGGAGGTCACGACGCCTGTCTTCGCCTCGCTGCTGCGCAAAATGCTGCAAGATGTGCGCATTCCGTACGAAGGCGAGCCGCTTTCCGGCGTGCAGATCATGGGGATACTCGAGACGCGCAACCTCGATTTCGAGCATGTGCTCGTGCTGTCGGTCAACGACGATACCTTTCCCGGCAACCGGGCGGTTTCGTCTTCGTTCATTCCCTACAATCTGCGGTATGCCTACGGCCTGCCGACTCCGCAACACCACGAGGGCGTCTATGCCTACTATTTCTACCGGTTGCTACAACGGGCGGAGACCGTCCACCTGGCCTACTGCTCGCGCAGCGACGACAAGCGTACGGGCGAGCCCAGCCGCTATGTCTATCAGTTGGAGTACGAATCGCCGCACCGGCCGCTGAGGCGCGCGATCCGGCTCGGCGTGAATTTGACGAAGACGGAACCCGTCTCGGCCTCGAAAACCGGACGTACCGCGCGTATTCTGGAGGAGTATCTCGACGGGGGAGGGCGCTCCCTGTCGCCGACGGCCTTTTATCAGTATGTCGAATGTCCTTTGAGATTCTATTTCCGTCATGTGGCGGGATTGAAGCCGGTCGAGGAGATCGCCGAGGAGATCGACCTGCCGATGTTCGGCACGATACTGCATCGGGCCATGGAGTTGCTTTACATGCCGTTGCTCGGCGATCCGAACCCGCAGCGGACCATCGCTTCCCTGCCGGGTACGCCGGCCGTAAAGGAGGCGGTCGTGCGGGCCGTGAACGAAGAGTATTTGCAGGATCCGAAAGCTACCGAGGAGGAGTACGGCGGGAGCGTTCTGTTGGTGCGCGACGTCGTCCGCAAGTATGTCGATTCCTGCATATTGCCTTACGACGCTTCGCAACGGGGGTATGCCGTCGAGCGTCTCGAGGCGACGGTCGAGTATCGCGTCCCGCTCGAGCGGAACGGCCGCGTCCGGTCGGTGGGTTTCGCCGGCAAGGCCGACCGGATCGACCGGCTTTCGGACGGAGCGCTGCGCGTGGTGGACTACAAGACGGGCAAGCCTCACAACCGTTTCCGCGACGTTGCCGCGCTGTTTTCTTCTGTTGCCGCCGAGCGGAGCCCGGCCGTTTTGCAGACTTTGCTCTATGCGATGATGCTGTCGCAGTCCGAAAACTGCGACGTGCAGCCGGCGCTTTATTACGTCCGCTCGATGCAGGACGAGCGCTTTTCGCCTCTGCTCGTCGAGGGCGACCGTCCGGTACTTCGTTTCTCGGACTATCGTGAGTCGTTGAACGGGCATCTGCAGAAAACGCTCTCGGAACTGTTCGACTTTTCCAAGCCGTTCGAGCAGTGCGAGGACCGTTCGGTATGCGCCTACTGCGATTTCCGCGAGATATGCCGCAGATGA
- a CDS encoding GIN domain-containing protein, with translation MKKMFVTVACALLSLAAFAQQSVKSDEGKPLVFSKAEFVGNLTVRMIRSDTARIEIKQSQSESNRLDWGVKDGNLFVKLKPGMNGKASSAEVVLYYDSLQALKASAANVAVEGTVCGEVLSVDLAAGATLGMDVATTDLYMKVAGNSAADITGTTKYYTLFATSKAKVDSRTLEAMDVRVEAASGAEAYVCATERLQMTSDTGAAIFYRGEPSIVRSSAKMMGTINSIGQ, from the coding sequence ATGAAAAAGATGTTCGTAACGGTCGCCTGCGCCTTGCTGTCGCTCGCGGCTTTCGCTCAGCAAAGCGTCAAAAGCGACGAGGGCAAGCCTCTGGTATTCAGCAAGGCCGAGTTTGTCGGCAATCTGACCGTGCGGATGATTCGTTCCGATACGGCGCGGATCGAGATCAAGCAGAGCCAGTCCGAGAGCAACCGGCTGGACTGGGGGGTCAAGGACGGTAATCTGTTCGTCAAACTGAAGCCCGGCATGAACGGTAAGGCCAGCAGTGCCGAGGTCGTGCTTTATTACGACAGCCTGCAGGCGTTGAAAGCGTCCGCCGCGAACGTGGCCGTCGAAGGTACGGTCTGCGGCGAGGTGCTGAGCGTCGATCTGGCGGCAGGCGCTACGCTCGGCATGGACGTGGCTACGACCGACCTGTACATGAAGGTGGCCGGAAATTCGGCCGCCGACATAACCGGCACGACGAAGTACTATACGCTTTTCGCGACGAGTAAGGCCAAGGTCGACAGCCGGACGCTCGAGGCGATGGATGTCCGCGTCGAGGCGGCTTCGGGGGCCGAAGCTTACGTCTGCGCGACCGAGCGCCTGCAAATGACCAGCGACACGGGAGCCGCGATTTTCTACCGGGGGGAGCCTTCGATCGTCCGTTCCTCCGCGAAAATGATGGGCACGATCAACAGCATCGGCCAATAG
- the tsf gene encoding translation elongation factor Ts, whose translation MEIKAADVAKLRKMTGAGMMDCKKALIEAEGDYAKAQDIIREKGKLVAAKRADRSATEGVVVSKIVGGKGYMLCLACETDFVAKNSEFSVTADEILEIAVKADAADLEALKAVSVEAGRTVADKVTEKSGQTGEKVELVYYAKIEAPMCVTYIHTNHKLGVLVGFNKEIAMETAKDVAMQAAAMAPIAIDRGDCDPAVVEKEREIGREQARLDGKPEAMLDKIAEGKVNKFLTENTLLNQPLVKNNKISVGAYIKQADAEATVVAYKRFSLND comes from the coding sequence ATGGAAATAAAAGCTGCTGATGTGGCCAAGCTCCGCAAGATGACCGGAGCGGGCATGATGGACTGCAAGAAAGCGCTGATCGAGGCCGAGGGCGACTATGCCAAGGCTCAGGATATCATCCGCGAGAAGGGCAAGCTGGTCGCTGCCAAGCGCGCCGACCGTTCGGCTACCGAAGGGGTCGTCGTGTCGAAGATCGTCGGCGGGAAGGGTTATATGCTTTGCCTCGCCTGCGAGACCGACTTCGTCGCGAAGAACTCGGAGTTCTCGGTTACGGCTGACGAGATTCTCGAAATCGCCGTCAAGGCCGATGCCGCCGATCTCGAAGCGCTGAAAGCCGTGAGTGTGGAGGCGGGCCGGACCGTGGCCGACAAGGTGACCGAGAAGTCGGGACAGACCGGCGAGAAGGTCGAACTGGTATACTATGCCAAGATCGAGGCGCCGATGTGCGTGACCTACATTCATACGAACCATAAGCTGGGCGTGCTAGTCGGCTTCAACAAGGAGATCGCCATGGAAACGGCCAAGGATGTGGCCATGCAGGCTGCCGCTATGGCTCCCATTGCGATCGACCGGGGCGACTGCGATCCGGCTGTCGTCGAAAAGGAGCGCGAAATCGGCCGCGAGCAAGCCCGTTTGGACGGTAAGCCCGAGGCCATGCTCGATAAGATTGCCGAGGGCAAGGTGAACAAGTTCCTGACCGAGAATACGCTGCTCAACCAGCCTCTCGTGAAGAACAACAAGATTTCGGTCGGCGCCTACATCAAGCAGGCCGACGCCGAAGCCACCGTGGTCGCCTACAAGCGTTTCTCGCTGAACGATTAA
- a CDS encoding UvrD-helicase domain-containing protein: MGKVKILKASAGSGKTYRLAYEYIRSVIDSPQLYRHILAVTFTNKATEEMKQRIVGELNALANGSPSGYMGDLERDLGLDGQTIRRRAVDARTKILHDYSRFTVLTIDKFFQRIIRSFIKELGIDLNFNLELQTDSILDSATDRLIDRIAVDRALRDWVLHFVEEKIDTDGRWDIRGEISQLGRELFGERYRAVSGDKASREELSRIVSAAVARSRRIENEMKKTAAEALAVIDSAGLAAEDFAYGRGGCVGYFVKTADGTIAPYGKRVLDALESEEKWVTARSSRKEAARSVVPTLRRLLAKLCSIYDDNIRFLNTARLLSANYRSFALLDDLSEKVAEICTEQNLVPISETNAILGKLMGDNDAPFIYEKVGNTFSRFMIDEFQDTSQGQWSNFVPLLENAVAQSEDEPVLLVGDVKQSIYRWRGGDWRILGRQVASRFKDTRTASLDTNYRSEKTVVEFNNSLIEACVQLDNDRLNRMIQEAAENGRLSPGRRDELSDMLSEAYRDQRQRCSKTREAGYVTVREYEKGEQPDPPLLIRTVEDLQSRGFAAGDIAVLVRTNPQGAAVAQQLLDYKSTHPESPYCYDVVTQEALQIGHSDTAGFIASVFRLAAGSDEPVKRAVYNLYLENPVEQPLTESEQAFIESLGLMSIEEAFEETVLHYRLNEKVRDIAYIQAMQEQVHAFSTSRIADLPLFLKWWDETGAAQSISLPRNRNAITVITIHKAKGLQYKAVVLPDCDWSLQPKTGSLIWGRTDEKPFDSLKHMPLGWSKLIGESAFAEEFYTETVFSHIDNINLFYVAATRAEQELHIQIPRGGKETQRIGSLVMSAIQCADDGSAAIGETRGSVVQDDAGRFFRFGTPERPLHAEHREPEPVASYPTRRIGARLRFRLDSQRYFEDGDSPAPLSPRNYGILMHKLLENAADKPQIDRQLEAMLAEGAVSRNEAGKIRELLSEAFSDPIVASWFDGNWSIVRNEHDIVVPGERSTRRPDRVLTKGAEAVVIDYKFGLKKHNRHTRQVEEYMRLLGRMGYRTVRGYLWYVELKQVENVG, from the coding sequence ATGGGAAAAGTGAAAATACTGAAAGCCTCGGCCGGATCGGGAAAAACCTACCGGCTGGCTTACGAATACATACGCAGCGTGATCGATTCGCCGCAGCTGTACCGCCACATTTTGGCCGTCACGTTTACGAACAAGGCCACCGAAGAAATGAAGCAGCGTATCGTCGGAGAACTCAACGCGCTGGCCAACGGCAGCCCGAGCGGCTACATGGGCGATCTGGAACGCGATCTGGGGCTCGATGGACAGACGATCCGCCGGCGCGCGGTGGACGCGCGCACGAAGATCCTGCACGACTACAGCCGTTTTACGGTCCTGACGATCGACAAGTTTTTCCAGCGGATCATCCGCTCGTTCATCAAGGAACTCGGGATCGATCTGAACTTCAATCTGGAGCTCCAGACGGATTCGATCCTCGACAGCGCGACGGACCGGCTGATCGACCGCATCGCCGTCGACCGCGCGCTGCGCGACTGGGTGTTGCACTTCGTGGAGGAAAAGATCGACACGGACGGCCGCTGGGACATCCGCGGCGAAATTTCGCAACTGGGCCGCGAGCTGTTCGGAGAACGATACCGCGCGGTATCCGGCGACAAGGCATCGCGCGAAGAGTTGTCGCGCATCGTTTCGGCGGCAGTCGCCCGGAGCCGCCGGATCGAAAACGAAATGAAAAAAACGGCGGCCGAGGCTCTGGCCGTCATCGATTCGGCCGGACTGGCCGCCGAAGACTTCGCCTATGGCCGAGGCGGATGCGTCGGCTATTTCGTCAAGACGGCCGACGGAACGATCGCCCCCTACGGCAAGCGAGTGCTCGACGCCCTCGAATCGGAGGAGAAATGGGTTACGGCCCGAAGCTCCCGGAAAGAAGCGGCACGGAGCGTCGTGCCGACCCTCAGACGACTGCTGGCCAAGCTCTGCTCGATCTACGACGACAACATCCGCTTCCTGAATACGGCCCGGCTGCTCTCGGCCAACTACCGCAGCTTCGCGCTGCTCGACGACCTGTCGGAGAAAGTAGCCGAAATCTGCACGGAGCAGAACCTGGTACCGATTTCGGAAACCAACGCGATCCTCGGCAAGCTGATGGGAGACAACGACGCGCCGTTTATCTACGAGAAGGTCGGCAATACGTTCTCCCGTTTCATGATCGACGAGTTTCAGGACACTTCGCAGGGTCAGTGGAGCAATTTCGTCCCGCTGCTCGAAAACGCGGTCGCGCAATCCGAGGACGAACCGGTGCTGCTGGTGGGCGACGTCAAGCAGTCGATCTACCGCTGGCGGGGCGGAGACTGGCGGATTCTGGGCCGTCAGGTCGCCTCGCGGTTCAAAGACACGCGGACCGCGTCGCTCGACACGAACTACCGAAGCGAAAAGACGGTCGTCGAGTTCAACAACAGCCTGATCGAAGCATGCGTGCAGCTCGACAACGACCGCCTGAACCGGATGATACAAGAAGCGGCCGAAAACGGCCGTCTTTCGCCCGGGCGGCGCGACGAGCTGAGCGACATGCTCTCGGAAGCATACCGAGACCAAAGGCAACGGTGCAGCAAAACGCGCGAAGCGGGATACGTGACCGTACGAGAATACGAGAAGGGCGAGCAGCCGGATCCGCCGCTGTTGATCCGCACGGTCGAAGATTTGCAAAGCCGGGGCTTCGCAGCCGGAGACATCGCCGTACTCGTGCGGACCAATCCGCAGGGCGCGGCCGTAGCGCAACAGCTGCTCGACTACAAATCGACTCATCCGGAATCTCCCTACTGCTATGACGTCGTAACGCAGGAAGCGCTTCAGATCGGCCACAGCGACACGGCCGGATTCATCGCCTCCGTATTCCGGCTCGCCGCAGGCAGCGACGAGCCGGTCAAGCGCGCCGTATACAATCTCTACCTGGAAAATCCGGTCGAGCAGCCGCTGACCGAAAGCGAGCAGGCATTCATCGAATCGCTCGGCCTGATGTCGATCGAGGAGGCATTCGAAGAAACGGTCCTGCACTACCGTCTGAACGAGAAAGTCCGGGACATCGCCTACATTCAGGCCATGCAAGAGCAGGTACACGCCTTCAGCACGTCGAGAATCGCCGACTTGCCGCTGTTCCTCAAATGGTGGGACGAGACGGGAGCCGCCCAGTCGATCAGCCTTCCCCGCAACCGCAACGCCATTACGGTCATCACGATCCACAAGGCCAAGGGATTGCAGTACAAAGCGGTCGTCCTCCCCGACTGCGACTGGAGCCTGCAACCCAAAACCGGCAGCCTGATCTGGGGCAGGACCGACGAAAAGCCGTTCGACTCGCTGAAACACATGCCGCTGGGCTGGAGCAAACTGATCGGAGAGTCCGCCTTCGCCGAGGAATTCTATACCGAAACGGTCTTCTCGCACATCGACAACATCAACCTATTCTACGTGGCCGCGACGAGGGCCGAGCAGGAACTGCACATCCAGATTCCCCGAGGCGGCAAAGAGACGCAGCGGATCGGCAGCCTGGTCATGAGCGCGATCCAATGCGCGGACGACGGAAGCGCCGCAATCGGCGAAACGAGGGGAAGCGTCGTCCAAGACGATGCGGGACGCTTTTTTCGCTTCGGAACCCCGGAACGGCCGCTACACGCGGAGCATCGGGAGCCGGAACCCGTCGCCTCCTATCCTACCCGGCGAATCGGTGCGCGGCTGAGATTCCGGCTCGACTCGCAACGCTATTTCGAGGACGGAGACTCTCCCGCGCCACTCTCTCCGCGCAACTACGGCATTCTGATGCACAAACTGCTCGAAAACGCGGCCGACAAGCCGCAGATCGACCGGCAGCTCGAAGCCATGCTGGCCGAAGGAGCCGTATCGCGAAACGAAGCGGGAAAAATCCGGGAACTGCTGTCCGAGGCCTTTTCCGATCCGATCGTCGCATCGTGGTTCGACGGCAACTGGAGCATCGTGCGCAACGAACACGACATCGTCGTCCCGGGCGAGCGATCGACCCGCCGGCCCGACCGCGTGCTGACCAAAGGAGCGGAAGCCGTTGTCATCGACTACAAGTTCGGTCTCAAAAAACACAACCGGCATACCCGTCAGGTCGAGGAGTACATGCGACTGCTCGGGCGAATGGGCTACCGGACGGTCAGAGGCTATCTGTGGTATGTCGAACTGAAACAAGTGGAAAACGTCGGATAA
- a CDS encoding phosphodiester glycosidase family protein, which yields MTLKRANWACLLAFVLIFAACKKEKEEEVVPEPIVGVTVENGDADVTIDQQEKRIDVTFYAYCDLSEVLVSFDLIEGAQMFIPYLKDTVYMDLSKEKGATVAARVDGQTVVYTMFATIEYALAGVQVKAEDVDGEVTLYREDRVVRVVFDRPVDLSRVDVTFLLGASGTLVDPQSNPVTMDLTEPARFTVASERAGETVYTIEAEIDMGFVVPDGWTEVKDYELPYYMRLYRADDLSGAEVYALVADTNAVFTVTGGGVMQQATMPEYYERNSSSVALINGGTGDDLLVVDGMLVQGKTDTTYAAAGAAAGDTCLIGDAEVRDGKAYIGGSEARYAMAARGVLIRDGIKVSAETEEELAARSAMGVTSRGDIVLMICSASALQGGVGVETVRDAMAGFGCAEAVELEGGAAACLFLDGERLLPSVGEYVPLSCVGLMR from the coding sequence ATGACGCTGAAACGCGCGAATTGGGCATGTTTGCTGGCATTCGTCCTGATATTCGCCGCCTGTAAGAAGGAAAAGGAGGAGGAGGTCGTACCCGAGCCGATCGTCGGCGTGACGGTCGAAAACGGCGATGCGGACGTGACGATCGACCAGCAGGAGAAAAGGATCGATGTGACGTTCTATGCCTACTGCGATCTGAGCGAGGTGCTGGTGTCTTTCGACCTGATCGAGGGAGCGCAGATGTTCATCCCTTATCTGAAAGATACCGTCTACATGGACCTGTCGAAGGAGAAGGGGGCTACCGTAGCGGCCCGTGTTGACGGGCAAACGGTCGTGTATACGATGTTCGCGACGATAGAATACGCTCTCGCGGGAGTTCAGGTCAAGGCGGAGGATGTCGACGGAGAGGTCACGCTCTATCGGGAGGATCGGGTGGTCCGCGTCGTTTTTGACCGGCCCGTCGATCTGAGCCGTGTCGACGTGACTTTCCTGCTCGGTGCATCCGGCACGTTGGTCGATCCGCAGTCCAATCCGGTCACGATGGACCTGACTGAGCCGGCGCGGTTCACGGTCGCTTCCGAGCGTGCCGGGGAGACCGTCTATACGATCGAGGCCGAAATCGATATGGGGTTCGTCGTTCCCGACGGGTGGACGGAGGTCAAGGATTACGAATTGCCGTATTACATGCGTCTTTATCGTGCCGACGATCTGTCGGGGGCCGAGGTTTATGCTCTGGTGGCCGATACGAATGCCGTGTTTACGGTGACCGGAGGAGGCGTCATGCAGCAGGCTACGATGCCCGAGTATTACGAGCGGAACTCTTCCTCCGTCGCTTTGATCAACGGCGGTACGGGGGACGACCTGCTGGTTGTCGACGGAATGCTCGTTCAGGGAAAAACCGACACGACGTATGCCGCGGCGGGAGCGGCGGCCGGAGATACCTGTCTGATCGGCGATGCGGAGGTTCGGGACGGGAAAGCATATATCGGCGGAAGCGAGGCTCGCTACGCCATGGCGGCCCGAGGCGTTCTGATCCGTGACGGCATAAAGGTTTCTGCCGAGACGGAGGAGGAACTGGCGGCCCGTTCGGCGATGGGTGTGACGTCCCGGGGCGATATCGTGCTGATGATATGTTCCGCATCCGCTCTTCAGGGCGGAGTGGGAGTGGAGACCGTTCGCGACGCGATGGCCGGTTTCGGCTGTGCCGAGGCCGTCGAGCTGGAGGGCGGAGCCGCTGCCTGCCTTTTCTTAGACGGAGAGCGGTTGCTTCCCTCGGTCGGAGAGTATGTGCCGCTCAGTTGCGTCGGCCTGATGAGATAG